From Paenibacillus graminis, a single genomic window includes:
- a CDS encoding DUF4153 domain-containing protein — protein MEDQTVPKPERALQALGAAFLLAVLNQYLFYGKMPGVSYPLFVCLFYVFVLHFAKDKLRKPAVVSYIWLGAIVLLSLTYALFANWFFFGLNLLVIPALILLHMTYMLSYKLPSLRGPLLIGAAAEHFFAQSLRHWGTAPRIIRRIFGGAKLQDERKQVVVKVLIGLGISLPLLLIVTSLLSSADGVFHELLAGIPQLLERLSFGEGFARLLWVLLLGTGMFGLLWGFVDHKVYVWNPKPELNMEEGSSAASLNELLPGPLTLKVDPVILTTILTVINTVYVLFVSLQFSYLFGAWGGILPEGSTYADYARSGFFELILVTSINFVLLLLSLHSTGPAAARLRRIVNILLYILVLCSVIMLYSAYSRLALYEEAYGYTYIRFLVHAFMIFLGLLLVLAAVRISRVQFPLAPCCLALGLFSYVLINYIGMDHIIAKQNIQRYETSGILDSSYLSRLSPDVTPLLIGFSKQENGKLDAVLREKWENRTQAARTWPSFNVAKARAERALEHYFAE, from the coding sequence ATGGAAGATCAAACGGTACCGAAACCGGAGCGGGCTCTTCAGGCCCTGGGGGCGGCTTTTCTGCTCGCAGTCTTGAACCAGTATTTGTTTTACGGTAAAATGCCGGGAGTTTCCTATCCGCTTTTTGTATGTTTGTTTTATGTGTTTGTGCTCCACTTTGCCAAAGACAAGCTGCGCAAGCCTGCTGTTGTCAGCTATATCTGGCTGGGGGCGATTGTGCTGCTCTCCTTGACTTATGCGCTGTTCGCGAACTGGTTTTTCTTTGGGCTGAACCTGCTGGTCATTCCGGCGCTGATTCTATTACATATGACCTACATGCTTAGCTATAAGCTGCCGTCCTTGCGCGGTCCCCTGTTGATCGGGGCGGCGGCGGAGCATTTTTTTGCCCAGAGCCTGCGGCACTGGGGGACAGCTCCACGGATCATCCGCAGAATTTTCGGCGGGGCGAAGCTGCAGGACGAAAGGAAGCAAGTGGTGGTCAAAGTGCTGATCGGGCTGGGAATCTCTTTGCCGCTGCTGCTGATTGTAACATCACTGCTCTCCTCGGCGGACGGTGTGTTCCATGAACTGCTGGCGGGGATTCCGCAGCTGCTGGAACGGCTCTCCTTTGGTGAAGGGTTTGCGCGTCTGCTGTGGGTTCTCCTGCTGGGGACAGGTATGTTTGGCCTTCTCTGGGGCTTTGTCGATCACAAGGTGTATGTGTGGAACCCGAAGCCGGAGCTGAACATGGAGGAGGGATCTTCGGCAGCATCGCTCAATGAGCTGCTTCCCGGACCTTTGACGCTGAAAGTAGACCCGGTGATCCTCACAACCATTCTGACCGTCATCAATACGGTATACGTGCTGTTCGTAAGCTTGCAATTCTCTTACCTTTTCGGTGCCTGGGGTGGTATTCTGCCGGAGGGCAGCACCTATGCCGATTATGCGCGCAGCGGGTTCTTTGAGCTGATTCTGGTGACTTCGATCAATTTCGTTCTGCTGCTGCTGTCCCTGCATTCGACTGGCCCGGCCGCAGCCCGGCTGCGCAGAATCGTAAATATCCTGCTCTACATCCTGGTGCTCTGTTCTGTGATTATGCTCTATTCCGCCTATTCCCGGCTGGCCCTGTATGAGGAGGCTTACGGCTATACGTATATCCGGTTTCTGGTGCATGCGTTTATGATTTTTCTCGGACTGCTGCTGGTGCTGGCGGCGGTGCGGATCAGCCGGGTACAGTTTCCGCTTGCTCCGTGCTGTCTGGCTCTGGGGCTGTTTTCCTACGTGTTGATAAACTATATTGGCATGGATCACATTATCGCAAAACAAAATATCCAGCGCTATGAGACAAGCGGCATTCTCGACAGCAGTTATTTATCCAGGCTGTCACCGGACGTTACGCCGCTGCTGATCGGCTTCAGCAAGCAGGAAAACGGCAAGCTGGATGCGGTCCTGCGCGAAAAATGGGAAAACCGGACGCAGGCCGCGCGGACATGGCCATCTTTCAATGTGGCTAAGGCCCGTGCGGAGCGGGCGCTGGAGCATTATTTTGCCGAATAA
- a CDS encoding Crp/Fnr family transcriptional regulator encodes MQWIADREKVSALAGEKGLKEIFSSGAIAGMELRRYSDGEAICSVGDRLEHMFLLVEGRLKIHTLLPNGKSLLVRFARPMSVIGDVELLRQYSVKNEVVSVGESLLLAAGRELVLREFEQNTALLRFLVGELSHKMYTLGQTTALNLLYPLENRFASYLLSLFADSGGQRVEEIRTSTLTETADMLGTSYRHLNRIVRRFVEEGIIERRKGSLSVLDRDKLAQLANGNLYE; translated from the coding sequence GTGCAGTGGATTGCAGACCGGGAAAAGGTAAGTGCTTTGGCCGGGGAAAAGGGTCTGAAGGAGATCTTCAGCAGCGGGGCAATTGCCGGAATGGAGCTGCGGCGCTACAGTGACGGAGAGGCCATCTGCTCGGTGGGTGACCGGCTGGAGCATATGTTTTTACTGGTAGAGGGCCGGCTTAAGATTCATACGCTGCTGCCTAACGGAAAATCGCTGCTGGTCCGTTTTGCCCGGCCGATGTCGGTGATTGGAGATGTGGAGCTGCTGCGCCAATATTCGGTCAAAAATGAAGTGGTCTCGGTGGGGGAGAGCCTGCTGCTGGCTGCCGGAAGAGAGCTGGTGCTGAGGGAATTTGAGCAAAATACGGCGCTGCTGCGTTTTCTGGTCGGTGAGCTGAGCCACAAAATGTATACGCTGGGCCAGACTACGGCCCTTAATTTGCTCTATCCGCTGGAAAACCGCTTTGCCAGCTATCTGTTATCGCTGTTTGCCGACAGCGGCGGCCAGCGCGTGGAAGAAATCCGCACGTCTACACTCACCGAGACGGCAGATATGCTTGGGACCAGCTACCGGCATCTCAACCGGATCGTGCGCCGTTTTGTGGAGGAAGGCATCATTGAACGCAGGAAGGGAAGCCTGAGCGTGCTGGACCGGGACAAGCTGGCTCAATTGGCGAACGGCAATCTGTATGAATAG
- a CDS encoding DUF4256 domain-containing protein yields MSTSSNHHFNLSPEQREGLLETLKARFEKNMNRHQGLDWANVQAKLEAQPEKLWSLYEMERTGGEPDVVGHDHETDGYIFYDCSAESPKGRRSICYDREALESRKEHKPQNNAIEMAAAMGIELLTEAQYREMQKLGKFDLKTSSWVETPESIRKLGGAVFCDRRYDTVFMYHNGAESYYGARGFRGSLRV; encoded by the coding sequence ATGTCAACCAGTTCAAACCACCATTTTAATTTGTCTCCGGAACAACGTGAGGGTCTGCTTGAAACTTTGAAAGCCCGTTTTGAGAAAAACATGAACCGCCATCAAGGCCTTGATTGGGCTAATGTACAAGCAAAGCTTGAAGCTCAGCCGGAAAAGCTATGGTCGCTTTATGAAATGGAAAGGACTGGCGGTGAACCGGATGTTGTTGGCCATGACCATGAGACGGACGGATATATTTTTTACGATTGTTCAGCGGAAAGTCCGAAAGGCCGCAGAAGTATTTGCTACGACCGTGAAGCGCTGGAGTCGCGCAAAGAACATAAGCCGCAAAATAACGCGATAGAAATGGCGGCTGCCATGGGCATTGAGCTTTTAACAGAAGCGCAATACCGGGAGATGCAGAAGCTTGGAAAATTCGATTTGAAGACGTCCAGCTGGGTGGAAACACCCGAGAGCATTAGAAAACTCGGCGGAGCCGTGTTTTGCGATCGCCGTTATGACACGGTCTTTATGTACCACAATGGAGCAGAATCCTATTATGGTGCCAGAGGGTTCCGCGGCTCTCTAAGGGTCTAG